Proteins found in one Pseudomonas mosselii genomic segment:
- a CDS encoding LysE family translocator yields MNELIAVALFTLLAVISPGADFAMVTRSSYAQGRKAGLAAAVGIALGVQVHVLYTVFGIAVIISQSPTLFVAMKVVGAGYLVYLGYKSLTNTTRISLEGLAHSEASVASALRTGFLTNALNPKTMLFVVSAYTQVVQPGSPLALDFAYGAFMSFAHWVWFSLVAVFFSNHLLRRAMIERQVVVDRVIGVALIGLGLAVVVAGVK; encoded by the coding sequence GTGAACGAACTCATCGCCGTCGCCCTCTTCACCCTCCTGGCCGTCATCAGCCCCGGCGCCGACTTCGCCATGGTCACCCGCAGCAGTTATGCACAGGGCCGCAAGGCCGGCCTCGCCGCGGCGGTAGGCATTGCCCTGGGCGTGCAGGTGCATGTGCTGTACACCGTGTTCGGCATCGCCGTGATCATCAGCCAGAGCCCAACCCTGTTTGTGGCCATGAAGGTGGTGGGGGCGGGCTACCTGGTGTACCTGGGCTACAAGTCGCTGACCAACACCACGCGCATAAGCCTCGAAGGCCTGGCGCACAGCGAGGCCAGTGTGGCCAGTGCATTACGCACGGGCTTTCTGACCAATGCGCTGAACCCCAAGACCATGCTCTTCGTGGTCAGTGCCTACACCCAGGTGGTGCAGCCCGGCAGCCCACTGGCACTGGACTTCGCCTATGGCGCGTTCATGTCGTTCGCCCACTGGGTGTGGTTCAGCCTGGTGGCGGTGTTTTTCTCCAATCACCTGTTGCGTCGGGCGATGATCGAGCGACAGGTGGTGGTCGATCGGGTCATCGGCGTGGCGTTGATCGGTCTGGGGCTGGCCGTGGTGGTGGCGGGTGTGAAGTAG
- a CDS encoding LysR substrate-binding domain-containing protein, protein MKLPPLTAFRYFDIAARTESFVRAAEHLHVTHGAVSRQVRLLEENLGVELFERRNRAIFLTRAGRDLQATTQAIFEQLEGAVQRLHQQAHDNVLVVSCEPTIAMRWLIPRLPRFHTRHPDLQLHLVAAGGPVDFARSGIDLALRRDDFHWDRQLHSLKICDEWIGPVATPDPKGQRLLHSATRPDAWATWLRLSGQDIRHPARSDFEHFYLSIQAASAGMGLAIASALMVRDELDNGQLQAPYGFLRDGSGYHLLSPQPLDDGSKRQRFAQWVGDECRACLAHLGLLQNDEPAPPSPPQVR, encoded by the coding sequence ATGAAACTGCCTCCCCTCACCGCCTTTCGCTACTTCGACATCGCTGCCCGAACTGAAAGCTTCGTACGCGCCGCCGAGCACCTGCATGTGACCCACGGCGCCGTCAGCCGCCAGGTGCGCCTGCTCGAGGAAAACCTCGGCGTGGAGCTGTTCGAACGGCGCAACCGGGCGATCTTCCTCACCCGCGCCGGGCGCGACCTGCAGGCCACCACCCAGGCGATCTTCGAGCAGTTGGAAGGCGCCGTGCAGCGCCTGCACCAGCAAGCCCACGACAACGTACTGGTGGTGTCCTGCGAGCCGACCATCGCCATGCGCTGGCTGATCCCTCGCCTGCCGCGCTTCCATACCCGGCACCCGGACCTGCAACTGCATTTGGTGGCCGCCGGCGGCCCGGTGGACTTCGCCCGCAGCGGCATCGACCTGGCCCTGCGCCGCGATGACTTCCACTGGGACCGCCAACTGCACAGCCTGAAGATCTGCGATGAATGGATCGGCCCGGTCGCCACGCCGGATCCCAAGGGCCAACGCCTGCTGCACAGCGCCACCCGCCCCGATGCCTGGGCCACTTGGCTGCGCCTGAGCGGCCAGGATATCCGGCACCCGGCGCGCAGCGACTTCGAGCACTTCTACCTGTCGATCCAGGCCGCCAGCGCGGGCATGGGGCTGGCCATCGCCTCGGCGCTGATGGTCCGCGACGAACTGGACAATGGCCAGCTACAGGCGCCGTACGGCTTCCTGCGCGATGGCTCCGGCTACCACCTGCTCAGCCCGCAACCACTGGATGACGGCAGCAAGCGCCAGCGCTTCGCGCAGTGGGTCGGCGACGAGTGCCGGGCCTGCCTGGCTCACCTGGGCTTGCTGCAGAACGACGAGCCGGCCCCACCGTCACCGCCCCAGGTGCGATAG
- a CDS encoding YcbK family protein → MKSARTWLLASALIGLGAVQADERDVWMFAQWAGDHENRKFREMLVEARLYGVVPIHQLLRSASDWRLCKASPFAVPPASHWPAVRSTLALIQTLDRQGILRQFEVVSAYRDPRLNACAGGAPSSAHMRAFAVDLLLPRGVDPSPLCRFWQQHGQAWNMGLGRYPSGRIHIDTAGYRTWGGDGGAGSSFCSKPR, encoded by the coding sequence ATGAAAAGCGCCAGGACATGGCTATTGGCTAGCGCGCTGATCGGGCTGGGTGCGGTCCAGGCCGATGAGCGCGATGTGTGGATGTTCGCCCAATGGGCCGGGGATCACGAGAACCGCAAGTTTCGTGAAATGCTGGTGGAGGCCCGGCTATATGGCGTGGTGCCGATCCATCAGTTGCTGCGCTCGGCCTCGGACTGGCGCCTGTGCAAGGCCTCGCCCTTCGCGGTGCCACCGGCGAGCCACTGGCCGGCGGTGCGCTCGACGCTGGCCTTGATCCAGACCCTGGACCGCCAGGGCATCCTGCGTCAGTTCGAAGTGGTGTCGGCCTACCGCGATCCCCGGCTCAATGCCTGTGCCGGCGGCGCGCCGAGCAGTGCGCACATGCGCGCCTTCGCCGTCGACCTGCTGCTACCGCGCGGGGTCGACCCGAGCCCGCTGTGCCGCTTCTGGCAGCAGCACGGCCAGGCCTGGAACATGGGCCTTGGCCGTTACCCATCGGGGCGCATCCATATCGACACGGCCGGCTATCGCACCTGGGGCGGTGACGGTGGGGCCGGCTCGTCGTTCTGCAGCAAGCCCAGGTGA
- the rimI gene encoding ribosomal protein S18-alanine N-acetyltransferase gives MSDSISFRPATEADLDALLKIEYAAFSHPWTRGIFQDALKSYEVWLMFVGQQQVGHGVINVIIDEAHLLNITVKPENQGCGLGLRLLEHLMARAYQLNGRECFLEVRASNQSAYRLYERYGFNEIGRRRDYYPVAGGREDALVMACTLLED, from the coding sequence ATGAGTGACTCGATCAGTTTCCGCCCGGCAACCGAGGCGGATCTGGATGCCCTGCTTAAGATCGAATATGCCGCCTTCAGCCACCCCTGGACCCGCGGCATCTTCCAGGATGCGCTGAAGTCCTACGAAGTGTGGCTGATGTTCGTTGGCCAGCAGCAGGTCGGCCATGGCGTGATCAACGTGATCATCGATGAGGCGCACCTGCTCAACATCACCGTCAAGCCGGAAAACCAGGGCTGCGGGCTGGGCTTGCGCCTGCTCGAGCACCTGATGGCGCGGGCCTACCAGCTCAATGGCCGCGAGTGTTTCCTCGAAGTGCGCGCCAGCAACCAGTCGGCCTATCGCCTGTATGAGCGCTATGGGTTCAACGAGATTGGCCGGCGCCGTGACTACTACCCGGTGGCGGGTGGGCGGGAAGACGCGCTGGTGATGGCCTGTACGTTGCTCGAAGACTGA
- the mksB gene encoding Mks condensin complex protein MksB yields the protein MIEPKRVLRALAEHWALIEPLCERFDQGTLSLVELRQQLARQQVESTPQDITQLLDVWIRLDILVPVAKSPNRFELNAQIHDFLAYLRREHRLGLCLEIEAYLRHLERLAGHIQDAFDNRDSDDLARQLRLLDMRVRDVLKKLDNDEQALVAVAERAKTSNRQIPLRQRYAEVLATWDEYVEPMIQLVNADGAFEQGVRKVETVLLRLLGEQARLGHLVDDDMLLRTHARILEMQTSAQLTLRHARELLLPLREEARRHNAVTRGAALALSVIRKKGIDAVPQAAMPLFTRPQSTFLGSASQVEAYVYALARFEPKPARFPKAHKTQKGPLPRAPRTVKEMLERCEDALPLPDLMVWLLEQEPEGATDELLYWFSRLSREKRFSRERLDRQQYLTREHLVSLRSFALTSNRDNKPATPTESTASPVHAS from the coding sequence ATGATCGAACCCAAGCGCGTCCTGCGCGCCCTAGCCGAACACTGGGCCCTGATCGAGCCGCTGTGCGAGCGCTTCGACCAGGGCACCCTGAGCCTGGTCGAGCTGCGCCAGCAGTTGGCCCGCCAGCAGGTGGAAAGCACCCCGCAGGACATCACCCAGCTGCTCGACGTGTGGATCCGCCTGGACATCCTGGTCCCGGTGGCCAAGAGCCCGAACCGATTCGAGCTCAACGCGCAGATCCACGACTTCCTCGCCTACCTGCGCCGCGAACACCGGCTGGGCCTGTGCCTGGAGATCGAGGCCTACCTGCGCCACCTGGAACGCCTGGCCGGGCATATCCAGGACGCCTTCGACAACCGCGACAGCGACGACCTGGCGCGCCAGTTGCGCCTGCTCGACATGCGCGTGCGCGACGTGCTGAAGAAGCTCGACAACGACGAGCAGGCGCTGGTGGCCGTGGCCGAGCGGGCCAAGACCAGCAACCGGCAGATCCCCCTGCGCCAGCGCTACGCCGAAGTACTGGCGACCTGGGACGAGTACGTCGAGCCGATGATCCAGCTGGTCAATGCCGACGGCGCCTTCGAGCAGGGCGTGCGCAAGGTCGAGACCGTGCTGCTGCGCCTTTTGGGCGAGCAGGCGCGCCTCGGCCACCTGGTCGACGACGACATGCTGCTGCGCACCCATGCGCGCATTCTCGAAATGCAGACCAGCGCCCAGCTGACCCTGCGTCACGCCCGCGAACTGCTGCTGCCGCTGCGTGAAGAAGCGCGCCGGCACAATGCCGTGACCCGTGGCGCTGCCCTGGCCTTGTCGGTGATCCGCAAGAAGGGTATCGACGCCGTGCCGCAGGCCGCCATGCCGCTGTTCACCCGTCCGCAGAGCACCTTCCTCGGCAGCGCCAGCCAGGTCGAGGCGTACGTCTACGCCCTGGCCCGCTTCGAGCCCAAGCCTGCGCGCTTCCCCAAGGCGCACAAGACGCAAAAGGGCCCGCTGCCCCGTGCCCCGCGCACGGTCAAAGAGATGCTCGAACGCTGCGAGGACGCCCTGCCGCTGCCGGACCTGATGGTCTGGCTGCTGGAGCAGGAGCCCGAGGGCGCCACCGACGAGTTGCTGTACTGGTTCTCGCGCCTGTCGCGCGAGAAGCGCTTCAGCCGCGAGCGCCTCGATCGCCAGCAATACCTTACCCGCGAACACCTGGTCAGCCTGCGCTCCTTCGCCCTGACCTCCAACCGCGACAACAAGCCGGCGACCCCGACCGAATCCACCGCGAGCCCCGTCCATGCATCTTGA